The following proteins come from a genomic window of Puntigrus tetrazona isolate hp1 chromosome 15, ASM1883169v1, whole genome shotgun sequence:
- the LOC122359382 gene encoding LOW QUALITY PROTEIN: olfactory receptor 6N1-like (The sequence of the model RefSeq protein was modified relative to this genomic sequence to represent the inferred CDS: inserted 1 base in 1 codon): MQPPLENESIVLVFTLSGLNETMTNRFVFFXLTALYYPLIVFCNVTIIYTVISHKKLHEPMYVFICNLCMNGLYGTAGFYPKFLYDLLSHYHMISYAGCLFQIFVIYSSVMCDISTLTVMAYDRYVAICRPLEYHSIMTSRRILQCILFCWLTPFFCMCVSVVLTSRLTLCGSSIEKLYCENWSVVKLSCFSTTVNNVIGYVIIIIYFGHAVLIFCSYIHLIGKCKKSTEGRNKFMQTCVPHLLALINVTVALLFDVLYTRYGSKSLPQDLRNFMALEFLIIPPILNPLIYGLNLTKLRKEVMRLFSDRACRLGGVEIGMVEGCYEQDIKLADEPQGPDRAIADDNSGYRMDLVLDDLGPPGARREHIRELTDQVLELPLLGSREVGVDVHNHRIGRRKGIELVLVPSPLL; the protein is encoded by the exons ATGCAGCCACCACTAGAGAATGAGTCCATTGTCTTAGTATTTACACTTTCTGGACTAAATGAAACCATGACaaacagatttgtgtttt ccttGACTGCATTGTATTATCcattaattgtgttttgtaatGTGACCATAATTTACACTGTAATCTCACATAAGAAACTTCATGAGCcaatgtatgtgtttatatgcaaTTTGTGTATGAATGGACTTTATGGCACAGCTGGATTCTACCCTAAATTCCTGTATGATTTATTATCCCATTATCACATGATTTCTTATGCTGGATGTTTGTTTcagatatttgtaatttattcatctgtTATGTGTGACATTTCAACATTAACAGTGATGGCATATGACAGGTATGTGGCAATATGCAGACCACTGGAGTATCATTCCATAATGACTAGTCGGAGGATTCTTCAATGCATCCTCTTCTGCTGGCTGACtccatttttttgcatgtgtgtttcagTTGTATTAACATCAAGGCTAACCTTATGTGGCTCTAGCattgaaaaattatattgtgaaaaCTGGTCAGTTGTTAAACTCTCTTGTTTTTCTACAACAGTAAATAATGTGATTGggtatgtaattattattatatattttggacATGCAGTATTGATATTTTGCTCTTACATACACTTGATTGGAAAATGCAAAAAGTCAACAGAGGGCAGAAACAAATTCATGCAAACTTGTGTACCACATCTGCTTGCGCTTATCAATGTGACTGTTGCTTTGCTTTTTGATGTGCTGTACACTCGGTATGGTTCTAAAAGCTTGCCACAAGATTTGCGGAATTTCATGGCTCtagaatttttaataattcctcCCATATTAAACCCCCTTATTTATGGACTAAATCTGACAAAACTGCGGAAAGAAGTAATGagactttttt CAGACAGGGCTTGCCGTCTAGGAGGAGTGGAGATTGGGATGGTGGAGGGATGCTATGAACAAGATATCAAG CTTGCCGATGAGCCTCAGGGACCCGATAGGGCCATAGCGGACGATAACTCCGGGTACCGTATGGATCTTGTGCTTGATGACTTGGGTCCTCCCGGGGCACGAAGAGAACACATcagagaactgaccgaccaggtgctggagctcccccttctgggcagccgagAGGTGGGGGTTGATGTCCACAACCACAGGATCGGTAGACGCAAGGGCATTGAGCTGGTCCTTGTTCCCTCTCCACTTCTTTAG